One segment of Marinobacter sediminum DNA contains the following:
- the xrt gene encoding exosortase yields the protein MTIERMHFRSLIERVFPFLIVFGALFLVIWPTVEGIVSRWFKFDESYSHGLLLLLVSVVLIVRTVKRESPVPGFYSFWLFPFALALMAYGLGDILRLQALQEITLVPLLLGALAILLGWRQVKAFIIPVGLLFFAVPVWDYLSWTLQLMTVEINQLLLGLFEIDFEVEGVFVHLIGVGTFEVAHGCSGLRYLLVGQSLAALYGELNFRCLRSRIVFFLTAVGFALLANWIRVFVIIYMGYETNMESSLIRNHDNFGWWVFAATLVPLFFIGRKLELSKAEQKPSGELAKGVTERHPRRLWAGTLTASALPVIVLVFLPSSVGQIKPSPDAFDFSLNGERYAPLFGNRLSGWRPQMRNPDLVFAQTLFDRETVTGEEGAAQRLFVGVYSYEYQRHRAELVQYWNRIYDSEEWMPERFFTVMSPSDIPMQGVTLRNLSSGERIQLAYGYYVAGLWETDQWRAKLAQVVSFFSTRTDASLVVFGVACDDCDGEAAVGDLVKEIMPIIVTQVDRHYRG from the coding sequence ATGACGATTGAAAGGATGCATTTTCGTAGTTTGATTGAGAGGGTATTTCCGTTTCTTATAGTATTCGGTGCCCTTTTTCTCGTCATCTGGCCAACCGTTGAAGGCATTGTCAGTCGCTGGTTCAAGTTTGACGAATCCTATTCCCATGGTTTGTTGCTTCTTCTGGTTTCCGTTGTCCTGATCGTACGGACGGTAAAACGGGAATCCCCCGTTCCCGGATTTTACTCCTTCTGGCTGTTTCCGTTTGCTCTGGCATTAATGGCATATGGCCTGGGCGATATACTGCGTCTGCAGGCGCTTCAGGAAATAACGCTTGTTCCTCTTTTACTTGGCGCGCTTGCTATCCTGCTGGGATGGCGACAGGTGAAGGCGTTCATTATCCCCGTTGGTTTACTTTTCTTTGCGGTGCCGGTGTGGGATTACCTGTCTTGGACGCTCCAGTTAATGACCGTTGAAATAAACCAACTGTTACTCGGGCTTTTTGAGATTGATTTCGAGGTGGAGGGGGTCTTTGTACACCTGATTGGCGTAGGCACCTTTGAGGTGGCGCATGGTTGCTCTGGTTTGCGGTATCTGTTGGTTGGCCAATCCCTTGCTGCGTTGTATGGCGAGCTGAATTTCAGGTGCTTGCGTTCAAGGATCGTCTTTTTCCTGACAGCGGTAGGCTTTGCATTGCTGGCAAACTGGATTCGAGTATTCGTAATCATTTATATGGGTTACGAAACCAACATGGAATCGAGCCTGATCAGAAATCACGATAACTTCGGCTGGTGGGTGTTTGCGGCGACTCTGGTGCCTTTATTTTTCATTGGGCGGAAGCTGGAACTTAGCAAAGCAGAGCAGAAGCCGTCAGGCGAACTTGCAAAAGGTGTGACTGAAAGACACCCCCGACGACTTTGGGCTGGCACATTAACGGCTTCAGCACTGCCGGTTATTGTATTAGTGTTTCTTCCATCTTCTGTAGGGCAGATAAAGCCGTCGCCGGATGCTTTTGACTTCAGCCTTAACGGGGAGCGTTATGCCCCGTTGTTCGGAAACCGGCTTAGTGGCTGGCGACCACAAATGCGGAATCCGGACTTGGTTTTTGCCCAAACCCTGTTCGATCGTGAGACAGTTACCGGTGAGGAAGGAGCAGCGCAGCGGTTGTTTGTGGGGGTCTATAGTTACGAGTATCAGCGCCATAGAGCGGAACTTGTTCAGTACTGGAACCGCATATATGACAGTGAGGAGTGGATGCCAGAGCGGTTTTTCACGGTAATGTCTCCCTCAGACATCCCTATGCAGGGTGTGACTCTGCGTAACCTGTCGTCCGGAGAAAGGATTCAACTGGCCTATGGTTACTATGTAGCCGGTCTATGGGAGACCGATCAGTGGCGAGCAAAGCTTGCCCAGGTTGTTAGCTTTTTTAGCACACGCACGGACGCTTCGCTGGTTGTTTTCGGTGTGGCGTGTGACGACTGTGATGGCGAAGCCGCTGTTGGTGACCTGGTGAAAGAAATCATGCCGATAATTGTTACCCAGGTTGATAGGCACTATCGGGGATAG
- a CDS encoding GNAT family N-acetyltransferase, translating to MSEPSVSVHRLTADDFGKLAGEWQEVLESSDADPLFMSWPWLFSWWEIWGKALGLELALFGAYDTNSRLVGLAPFYLHDFLSPFGLRIRRAHFLGNAWHISPTVRTEYSSLIIKKGMGAVVTNALLAEVSRLNWHEMIVCDQLLPELSRWKKGLLLGGRKIALVPRARDFGVRVPTEGSFREWLGKLGANTRLKLYNRREYIKQKRGDLVLTRVTEEQVAVFFEHLNEFHRHRWGKNCFDDNAVAFHKKVIARLESHQLALTTLELNGKTVSVLYDILAGSSRYNLQAGFQEDFDRKVALGTLHLGYAIEECFSAESVCYYDLLAGYGKNSFYKSRFQGETVQFVTVQFARHPLMRGIYRAQAFLPEGLRRSLNRLARL from the coding sequence GTGAGTGAACCCTCTGTTTCCGTGCATCGTCTTACCGCTGATGATTTCGGCAAGCTCGCGGGGGAATGGCAGGAAGTGTTGGAAAGTAGCGATGCTGACCCGCTTTTTATGAGTTGGCCCTGGCTTTTTTCCTGGTGGGAAATCTGGGGCAAGGCCCTGGGGTTGGAACTGGCGCTCTTTGGAGCTTATGACACCAATTCACGCCTTGTTGGCCTCGCGCCGTTTTATCTACATGATTTTTTATCTCCTTTCGGGCTGCGAATTCGCCGCGCCCACTTTTTGGGTAACGCCTGGCATATTAGCCCGACTGTCCGTACAGAGTATTCAAGCCTTATCATCAAGAAAGGAATGGGGGCTGTTGTCACAAATGCTCTTTTGGCAGAGGTCTCCCGGCTCAACTGGCATGAAATGATCGTATGCGACCAATTGTTGCCTGAGCTTTCCCGCTGGAAAAAGGGCTTATTACTTGGAGGTAGAAAAATTGCTCTGGTACCTCGGGCCAGAGATTTCGGGGTGCGCGTACCTACAGAAGGGTCATTCCGGGAGTGGCTCGGCAAACTCGGAGCTAACACACGCCTTAAGCTTTATAATCGACGCGAATACATCAAGCAAAAGAGGGGAGATCTCGTTTTAACACGTGTCACCGAGGAACAGGTGGCGGTTTTTTTCGAGCATTTAAATGAGTTCCATCGGCATAGATGGGGAAAGAACTGTTTCGATGACAACGCTGTCGCCTTTCACAAAAAGGTCATAGCTCGCCTTGAATCGCATCAGCTGGCTTTGACAACTCTGGAGTTGAACGGAAAAACCGTATCAGTCCTTTACGATATATTGGCGGGATCTAGCAGGTACAATTTGCAAGCGGGATTTCAGGAGGATTTTGACCGGAAGGTGGCTTTGGGAACTCTGCATCTAGGTTATGCCATTGAGGAATGCTTCAGTGCCGAGAGCGTCTGTTATTACGATCTGCTTGCTGGTTATGGCAAAAACAGCTTTTACAAAAGCCGCTTCCAGGGAGAAACGGTTCAGTTTGTAACCGTTCAGTTTGCGCGTCACCCGCTCATGCGAGGAATTTATCGGGCGCAGGCTTTTCTCCCGGAGGGGTTGCGAAGATCACTAAATCGACTTGCACGGTTGTGA
- a CDS encoding tetratricopeptide repeat protein — translation MKPVSAARATLLSVAISLTLAGCGSENNEMSPEEIQYISHLDQSLFFQRQGELKASTLEARSAIEMQPDRVEPYLVIINNLLTAGDARNAERQLDQLFSSIDEESISQQNLNDAALIRAEANLMQGKFDEALAALDALEEPDRVQQLRGELIKGDVHLAAGRPGAARKAYSIAQDIDPREVEPLIGLSKVAYSQNEQEQGNEYLAQAEELNPNNVELWLWKARLAHNTGDWADAEQAYVNALETIGQFDVMTYQKFETMSALIDALREQGKSSEAFVYEEILAKSAPGTIRSNLIAAQEAFNKGDLNDAARYLEEVLAQAPGQEQAALMLGIIRYRQGRPQEAETLLAPVANMGDSEQARKLLAATRLQMRNPEGAREILANLEDQDSDPETLALVGIASLVSGDTESGEQFIEKSLEIAPDNNGLRLRYTTYLVRTGEIERAIDQANQVLKNDPESEQARLLIVQAYVSANKNDAAIAAASDWVKEQPKSVAALVTRGNVAANAENIAEAKQYYQRAAEADSDNPAGLNALGNLARLRNEPDQAKDYFRQAIELSPDDRQALQGLTSVMEREELTALMEQVREQHPNAYGPRLILLESALIDNNSQRADDLTASLMERENESSPAPAESVVASVYHRIATQLAQRERLGQASDVLRRGRILFPNNEEIGIQAAAIQFTEGNTKEARDILRDVKQQHPESAAPFRIEARYFERREEYQEAAELYQLALEKEKTAELEVSYARTLARSGQRDKATEALENASQAFPRNPQILMNLAMLHQENEAPEKAIPPYEQLLEITPRNVIALNNLAWIYHQKGDDRAMELARQAFELNSDNAAIADTYGWILYKAGETEESLPVLEKAHELQPDSEEIAMHLAEAYRANDRDADAKRVLEKFGGQG, via the coding sequence ATGAAACCAGTGTCAGCAGCACGTGCCACCCTTCTTTCAGTCGCCATTTCGCTAACCCTCGCTGGCTGTGGTAGCGAGAACAATGAAATGAGTCCAGAAGAAATTCAGTACATCAGCCACCTGGACCAGTCGCTTTTTTTCCAGCGTCAGGGTGAGCTCAAGGCCAGTACGCTGGAGGCACGCAGCGCGATTGAAATGCAGCCAGACCGCGTTGAGCCGTACCTTGTCATCATCAATAACCTGCTTACCGCGGGTGATGCACGCAATGCGGAGCGGCAGCTGGATCAACTTTTCTCAAGCATTGACGAAGAGTCCATAAGCCAACAAAACCTGAACGATGCGGCACTCATTAGAGCCGAAGCCAACCTGATGCAGGGCAAGTTCGACGAAGCTCTCGCGGCCCTCGATGCACTAGAAGAGCCCGATCGCGTTCAACAGCTCAGAGGCGAGCTGATCAAAGGGGATGTGCACTTGGCGGCAGGTCGCCCGGGCGCGGCCAGGAAGGCCTACTCAATTGCTCAAGACATTGATCCAAGGGAGGTAGAGCCACTGATCGGGCTGTCGAAAGTAGCTTACAGCCAAAACGAGCAGGAGCAAGGAAATGAATACCTGGCGCAGGCAGAAGAGCTGAATCCGAACAATGTGGAACTCTGGCTCTGGAAAGCCAGACTGGCCCATAACACCGGCGACTGGGCTGACGCCGAGCAGGCTTACGTCAATGCACTGGAGACAATCGGCCAGTTCGATGTGATGACCTACCAAAAGTTTGAAACCATGTCGGCACTAATTGATGCCTTACGGGAACAGGGCAAGTCCTCAGAAGCCTTTGTTTACGAGGAAATCCTCGCTAAATCAGCGCCCGGCACCATTCGAAGCAACCTGATAGCAGCTCAGGAGGCCTTCAACAAAGGCGACCTGAACGACGCCGCACGCTATCTTGAAGAAGTACTGGCCCAAGCACCTGGGCAGGAACAGGCCGCATTGATGCTGGGCATCATCCGCTATCGCCAGGGCCGACCTCAAGAAGCCGAAACCCTGCTAGCGCCAGTTGCAAACATGGGAGACTCTGAACAGGCGAGAAAACTGCTGGCAGCTACCCGCCTCCAGATGCGCAACCCCGAGGGTGCGCGGGAAATCCTCGCCAACCTGGAAGACCAGGATTCAGACCCCGAAACCCTGGCACTCGTGGGCATTGCCTCGCTGGTCAGCGGCGATACGGAGAGCGGTGAGCAGTTCATCGAAAAATCCCTGGAAATTGCACCAGACAATAATGGCCTGCGGCTGCGGTATACGACGTATCTGGTGCGCACAGGCGAAATTGAAAGGGCCATCGATCAGGCCAATCAGGTACTGAAAAACGATCCCGAATCAGAGCAGGCACGATTGCTGATTGTACAGGCGTATGTATCTGCCAACAAAAACGATGCAGCCATCGCCGCTGCTTCCGACTGGGTAAAAGAGCAACCAAAAAGTGTTGCCGCACTGGTTACTCGTGGCAATGTCGCTGCCAATGCCGAAAATATCGCCGAGGCGAAACAGTATTACCAGAGAGCCGCAGAAGCGGATAGTGATAATCCTGCCGGACTTAACGCCCTTGGCAACCTCGCACGGCTACGCAATGAGCCGGACCAGGCAAAAGACTACTTCCGCCAGGCCATTGAGCTGTCCCCTGACGACCGTCAGGCACTTCAAGGTCTCACCTCCGTAATGGAACGAGAAGAACTGACAGCGCTGATGGAACAGGTACGTGAACAACATCCAAATGCCTACGGCCCCAGGCTGATATTGCTGGAATCGGCGCTGATCGACAATAACAGCCAACGGGCCGATGACCTGACAGCAAGCCTGATGGAACGTGAAAACGAATCCAGCCCGGCTCCGGCAGAATCCGTGGTTGCATCCGTTTATCACCGCATTGCGACCCAACTTGCCCAGCGGGAACGACTGGGTCAGGCATCCGATGTGCTACGTCGAGGACGCATACTCTTCCCGAATAATGAAGAAATCGGCATTCAGGCGGCTGCTATCCAGTTCACCGAAGGCAACACAAAAGAGGCCCGGGACATCCTTAGAGACGTGAAACAACAACACCCCGAGTCCGCAGCTCCATTCCGCATCGAAGCCCGTTATTTTGAAAGGCGGGAAGAGTACCAGGAAGCCGCCGAGCTCTATCAGCTTGCCCTTGAGAAGGAAAAAACTGCCGAACTAGAGGTTTCATATGCCCGGACCCTCGCCAGGTCAGGACAGCGCGACAAGGCTACCGAAGCCCTCGAAAACGCGAGCCAGGCGTTCCCGCGCAACCCTCAGATTTTGATGAACCTTGCCATGTTGCATCAGGAAAACGAGGCGCCTGAAAAGGCGATACCACCCTACGAACAATTGCTTGAGATAACTCCCAGGAACGTGATCGCGCTCAATAACCTGGCGTGGATCTACCATCAAAAAGGCGATGACAGAGCCATGGAACTGGCCAGGCAAGCCTTCGAATTGAACTCCGATAATGCCGCTATAGCGGACACCTATGGCTGGATCCTTTACAAAGCTGGGGAAACGGAAGAAAGTCTGCCAGTGCTGGAGAAAGCCCACGAACTCCAGCCTGATTCAGAGGAAATTGCCATGCATCTTGCCGAAGCCTATCGTGCCAACGACCGCGATGCTGATGCAAAACGTGTTTTGGAGAAGTTTGGGGGCCAGGGTTAA
- a CDS encoding glycosyltransferase, with protein sequence MATVSVVTPTYNRARFLPDAVASVLAQTYADLELIVVDDGSVDDTRKVLEPFLADGRVRYFYQENQGQSHARNHALEQATGDFIAFLDSDDLWAPGKLERQLAVLQANPDVDIVHGDEAMIDERGAVISLENMRRYSGSITRYLLADNSVSITTALVRRRCFYEMGGFDTSVGVADDYELWLRFSARYLFHYEPGIVASYRVMADQISSDKRRRFAANERIIRTFLEHYGEALSVRERRWGLARFFCRKARYFASVRERGMAIGAIARAFWQAPLAPVVWRALYRVIVPRR encoded by the coding sequence ATGGCAACCGTTAGCGTAGTGACGCCGACCTACAACAGGGCCCGGTTTCTGCCGGATGCCGTCGCGAGTGTCCTGGCGCAGACGTACGCTGATCTTGAGCTAATCGTTGTGGATGATGGCTCTGTTGATGATACCCGCAAAGTCCTGGAGCCCTTCCTGGCTGATGGGCGGGTGCGTTATTTCTACCAGGAAAACCAGGGCCAGAGCCATGCCCGTAATCATGCCCTCGAGCAGGCGACGGGAGACTTTATCGCCTTTCTCGATTCCGACGACCTCTGGGCGCCGGGCAAGCTGGAGAGACAGTTGGCTGTTCTTCAGGCAAATCCCGACGTTGATATTGTCCATGGTGACGAGGCCATGATTGATGAGCGGGGGGCGGTTATCAGTCTAGAGAACATGAGGCGTTATTCAGGGTCGATCACACGGTACTTGTTGGCTGACAACAGCGTAAGTATTACCACGGCTCTCGTGAGGCGCAGGTGTTTTTATGAGATGGGTGGTTTTGATACTTCAGTGGGCGTTGCTGATGACTACGAGCTATGGCTGAGGTTTTCCGCAAGGTACCTTTTCCACTACGAGCCGGGCATTGTTGCCTCATACCGTGTGATGGCGGATCAGATTTCCTCCGACAAGCGCAGGCGGTTTGCGGCAAACGAGCGGATTATCCGCACATTTCTGGAGCATTACGGTGAGGCGCTGTCTGTCCGAGAGCGCCGCTGGGGGTTGGCCCGTTTTTTCTGTCGCAAGGCGCGATATTTTGCCAGTGTGCGGGAAAGGGGCATGGCCATTGGCGCCATTGCCCGCGCATTCTGGCAAGCGCCGCTGGCCCCGGTTGTCTGGCGAGCGCTTTACCGCGTAATCGTGCCTCGGCGATGA
- a CDS encoding sugar-transfer associated ATP-grasp domain-containing protein translates to MKKLWRRHKDNFSLIQEAYIVAGLCVKYYGGTRIRLFFQALRFTWETKMRPMEALEYGAFSSGARQYSDYLSKRTCSVLQSRLNPQDWFWVTEDKGIFQSFCDANKIQTPKCLALLFRNSSGISSGRPVPATKSAWAEVISRLDLDKVVIKPCRHSYGRGLLVPLVREGRIEVNNIKFDSVQELANYMFDLPELTSWIVQERIQSHSALSEFSGTKHLQTMRIYTHVDKRGKIFIIDAFLKVIGGDAAIDNFQHGSLGNFIAPIDIESGQLESAITRSPDMLWYRFDVHPRTKRKFQELTIPLWEHAKELVIKNAECFKPIRSLGWDVAITEDGPVVIETNMRWDPPNWNPETIHNVRNVLENPDNVFAK, encoded by the coding sequence ATGAAAAAGTTATGGCGTCGACATAAAGATAACTTTTCCCTCATTCAAGAGGCATATATAGTTGCTGGTCTCTGTGTCAAATACTATGGTGGCACAAGAATACGTTTATTTTTTCAAGCGTTGCGTTTCACATGGGAAACCAAGATGCGCCCGATGGAGGCACTTGAATACGGTGCATTTTCTTCCGGGGCGCGTCAATACTCAGACTATCTAAGCAAAAGGACGTGCTCGGTCCTACAGTCACGCCTTAACCCCCAAGACTGGTTTTGGGTGACTGAGGATAAGGGAATCTTTCAGTCTTTTTGCGATGCAAATAAAATACAGACGCCTAAGTGCCTGGCTCTTCTTTTCCGCAATTCGTCAGGCATTTCCTCAGGGCGCCCGGTGCCTGCAACCAAAAGCGCGTGGGCAGAGGTAATATCCCGGCTTGATCTGGATAAAGTTGTTATTAAACCGTGCCGGCATAGTTACGGTCGTGGTCTCCTGGTGCCTTTGGTCCGTGAAGGCCGGATAGAAGTGAACAACATCAAATTTGACTCTGTGCAAGAGCTGGCAAATTATATGTTCGACCTGCCAGAGTTGACGAGCTGGATTGTTCAGGAACGAATTCAATCACATTCTGCGTTATCCGAGTTTTCTGGCACAAAACATCTTCAAACTATGAGAATTTATACCCACGTTGATAAACGTGGGAAGATTTTTATCATTGATGCTTTTCTAAAGGTCATTGGTGGGGATGCTGCGATCGACAACTTCCAGCATGGCTCGCTGGGCAATTTTATCGCACCGATAGATATAGAGTCAGGCCAGCTTGAGTCTGCGATTACGAGAAGTCCGGATATGCTGTGGTATAGATTTGATGTTCATCCCAGAACCAAACGAAAGTTTCAGGAACTTACGATACCGTTATGGGAGCACGCAAAAGAATTAGTCATTAAAAATGCTGAGTGTTTTAAACCTATCCGATCGTTGGGGTGGGACGTTGCAATTACAGAGGACGGCCCTGTGGTTATCGAGACGAACATGCGTTGGGACCCGCCAAACTGGAACCCAGAGACTATACATAACGTCCGGAACGTGCTTGAAAATCCGGATAATGTGTTTGCGAAGTAA
- the prsR gene encoding PEP-CTERM-box response regulator transcription factor, protein MSRRLLIVEDDPGLQSQMRWCFSEDLEVTVASDRDSALAALRRVEPEVITLDLGLPPDPGGASEGFTLLEDILRLAPMTKVIVVTGREDKENAVKAIGMGASDFYQKPLDADILTFVVNRAFRLAELERENRELVADREQGNNIKGIVASSPQMLAVCRTLEKVAPTDITTLITGETGTGKELLARALHDLSSRAREPFVAINCAAIPENLLESELFGFEKGSFTGATQSKKGKIENANGGTLFLDEIGDMPMALQAKLLRFLQERVVDRVGSVKAIAVDVRVVCATHRDVRQLIDSGDFREDLYYRISEITLDVPALREREGDALVIAQSLLKSLGKQMDRPNLSFSEDAMSAINSYPWPGNVREMINKIKRSTIMADSKRVTADDLELNDDLEIQDHQLNLRKVREKAESTAILQALQCCSFNMAQASRLLGVTRPTLYNLTDKYRIKTSSDHQVPD, encoded by the coding sequence GTGAGTAGACGACTTCTGATAGTAGAAGATGATCCGGGCCTGCAAAGCCAGATGCGCTGGTGTTTCAGCGAGGATCTGGAAGTAACAGTAGCCTCTGATCGGGACTCTGCGCTTGCCGCTTTAAGGCGAGTAGAGCCCGAAGTGATCACACTCGATCTTGGACTCCCACCTGATCCTGGTGGAGCCTCCGAGGGGTTTACCCTTTTGGAAGACATCCTCCGGCTTGCTCCCATGACAAAGGTCATCGTTGTCACCGGTCGTGAGGACAAGGAAAATGCGGTCAAAGCCATTGGCATGGGCGCATCAGACTTCTATCAGAAGCCCCTTGACGCAGATATACTGACCTTTGTCGTTAATCGGGCCTTCCGTCTCGCAGAACTGGAACGGGAGAACCGGGAGCTTGTCGCCGACAGAGAACAAGGCAACAACATCAAAGGCATAGTGGCTTCTAGCCCGCAGATGCTAGCCGTGTGCCGCACACTGGAAAAAGTGGCACCTACCGACATTACCACCCTGATTACCGGTGAAACTGGTACCGGCAAGGAACTGCTGGCCAGGGCCCTTCACGACCTCAGTTCGCGTGCCCGTGAGCCCTTTGTCGCCATTAATTGCGCCGCTATTCCCGAAAACCTCCTGGAAAGCGAGCTTTTCGGCTTTGAGAAAGGCTCCTTCACCGGAGCCACGCAATCCAAGAAAGGCAAAATTGAAAACGCCAATGGCGGCACCCTCTTTCTGGACGAAATCGGCGACATGCCCATGGCGCTACAGGCCAAACTGTTGCGTTTCCTGCAAGAGAGAGTGGTCGACCGAGTCGGCTCGGTAAAAGCAATCGCAGTTGACGTTCGCGTGGTCTGCGCCACCCACCGGGATGTAAGACAACTAATTGATAGCGGTGACTTCAGGGAAGATCTTTACTACAGAATCAGTGAGATCACCCTCGATGTGCCTGCACTCCGCGAGCGCGAGGGCGATGCCCTGGTTATAGCCCAGTCCCTCCTGAAGTCCCTGGGTAAGCAAATGGACCGCCCTAACCTCTCCTTTAGTGAAGATGCAATGAGCGCCATCAATAGCTATCCGTGGCCGGGCAACGTTCGAGAGATGATCAATAAGATAAAAAGATCCACCATTATGGCAGATAGCAAACGTGTGACCGCTGACGATCTTGAACTCAATGACGATCTAGAGATCCAAGACCACCAACTTAACCTGCGGAAAGTGCGCGAAAAAGCGGAGAGTACGGCAATTCTACAGGCACTTCAGTGCTGTAGTTTCAATATGGCGCAGGCCTCGCGCCTGCTGGGTGTTACCCGGCCAACGCTATACAACCTGACCGACAAATACCGGATAAAAACTTCATCCGATCATCAAGTGCCTGACTAG